GACATATGAAGTTGATCAGGTAATATCTTTTAATTAAGGTCAGATATAGCTACTCGCATACATCGCACCTCCTGAAAACCAGAGACTGAGACCAAAGTGTACACAGGAGATGTTTGGCATTAATCGTACAGAAAACAATGAATTCTGTCAAAGATTAGGTGCAGTGATGGTGGGGGCCAATATTTCTCCCAGACTTGGTCATGAAAAACAATGATTACCCATaaaaagataaatctatcttgcACCCCCTGGGGTAAAGACAGTTCACTCGCGCAATAACGTCAAAGAAACAATCGGATAATGTCACACAGACAATCAGACGACGTCTTTGTTAATGCATTCCATAGGCAAGTTGCATATGAAATACTCAATAGTTCCAATGAAAAACGTGTTATTTTCAAGTTTCTGTGAAGTGTAGGAGAAAAATAATCTATTATTGGGGCGGGGTGTAACGTAGACAGAAATCAATCtagtctcaggtgacctattctaatccccttttgtcgTCCTCATgcgaatttcatgacccaggggtctcacgtttgcctctggggagggggtaaactttactatagtttataaagggaaatcacatttttgactgtagtttgtttgatttcgattggaattcattcttacgtggttaacattatcagcatgggatgacagtttgctggcatgcacatgttggcactgactgacccctaggggctgatgggtggggccaaaaatggtcaattaaattaactgaaatatttcaaatctcaggtgaccgttaaggcccatgggcctcttgttacttCGGGAAACCCTCAGTTTGAACTGCAAAAATCTTACCGTCGGATAGAGATTTTTCTGTCTATGTTACATCCCCATGATACATTATTTACTAGTATATGGGatatatcatttgaaataaCTCAATATTTCCTACATTTCAGATGGGGAATATCAACACATGGAGGCATTGATGGTTATAGCCGTTTGATTGTGTTTCTTAGTGCAGACACCAACAACAAAGCAAAGACAGTATTGAGGCATTTTGTCAAGGCCTGTCAGAAGTGTGGTGTACCATCAAGAGTAAGATCTGATTTTGGAGGTGAAAATTTAATGATTGCTCTCTTCATGAACCTGTTCAACGGAGCAAACAGATACAGCCATATAACTGGTAGATCTGTGCATAACCAGCGCATAGAAAGACTATGGCGAGATGTCTTTACTCAAGTGATAGAAAAATACTATAACCAGTTTTATAGCATGGAAGACCAAGGAGAACTAGACATAGACAACACCTTGCACCTGCTTGCTTTGAAGTTTGCCTTTGTGCCAGATATAAATGACAGCTTAAACACCTTCAAAAGAGGTTGGAACAATCACAAGATCTCAACAGCCAACAATCTGTCTCCTAATCAACTTTGGTTGAATGGTGTCCTTGATAATGTCAATGATTCAAGTAGAGCTGTTCAGAATTTGTATGGCAATTCTCTAGCAGATACCTTTGAAGACAGGATTAGAGGCTATGGGCTTGATCCGGCAGAATTCACAACTGATGCTGAGACAGAGGACACAGTGTTGAGCACAGAACAGACACAGTGTCTGGTGTCGATGTTGAATGTACGTCCTCAACCTATTCCGATTCTACGTTATCGATGTTGTCTTAGTTACTTTGAAGAAAATAACATCCATTATCCCTAACATCCATTGAGTGACAGTCAGAGTCATGGAATCAACAAAACACAAGTTTTCAAAGTAGCTCTTTCGCTGTGACCAATTTGAATGAAACTTGGTACAAGGGTAGCTTAAGGGATGGATTAAAGTAGGATTGtatatgataatgatgtaaaatatgaaagtcacttaataaaatataaacttttgaTAGTGGTTATTGTAATTTAAAGTGGTAAATTCAAGTTTTCTGTTTGATAACTTTATTTAACAAAGCCAAAAGGACCTTAATTTGCTACATAACAGTTCATAATTACCAGTATAACaaatagaaaaaacatctttgGGACATAAACATCACATGTAGTTATACTGTATTCCTATCTTAATGACAGAGATGGACATTGGACAGGGCAAACACTTGATACCCTCCAATATCATGGTGGAGCATGGTtatgaaaaacaaagaaatcagTTTTACAGGTCCCATtgcatttaattttttaaacatttaagaaATACACCAACCGTGACATGACTTTGCATTTGAAACATTGAAGAAATACATGGACtacaaatgtaaaacaaatgtgACATGACTTTTAGTTGTAACCAAATGCATTTGAGTAGTGATTTCAGTTTAACAAGTGCCATTGCATATAATTTAAATCTCCAAATACATTTCAGtatatttaaacaacatttaaGAAATACATTGACTAGAACAACTCTGACATGACTTTTAACCAATGCATTTGACTGGAAAAAGTGCCATTGCATTAAAGGAGTGTACATACAAATTCTTGATTAAATGAACATATATACAAGACAGCTATAAATTTGAAAGGAGTTTGCCAACAAAATTGATTCatcaataataaacaaaaatatattgcagctacaatgtataaactTGTAAGGAGTTTGGCAACAACTTCACTAGAATAAACTCGTAAGGAGTTTGGCAACAACTTGACTAGAATAGACTCGTAAGGAGTTTGGCAACAACTTGACTAGAATAGACTCGAAGGAGTTTGGCAACAACTTGACTAGAATAAACTCGTAATAAGTTTGGCAACAACTTGACTAGAATAAACTCGTAATGAGTTTGGCAACAACTTGACTAGAATAAACTCTAGTTGGCAACAACTTGACTAGAATAAACTCGTAAGGAGTTTGGCAACAACTTGACTAAAACcatcaataaacaaaaatatattacagcTATAAACTCATAAGGAGTTTGCCAACAAATTGACTAGCAtcataaacaataaacaaacaagatATCTCAGAGATCAGCTTTCGGCCATGTTGGATTCTGATCTCTccaaaaatgtaatatgcaATACTAGACCTCATGtcaaaggaggtggtgcatagaAGGGCTAAATCGGCCCATGGCGAttttttttcccggaaacatatttttgtcaaaagcataatatcccagattatgtgggaggaattaatttccattcctcaatgtatatattctttttttggtgatttcattatttccacatcaaactgcataagaagctaatgttttcACCACTAATTATTATGGAACAcattttatttcctatttgtgaaacaaattcaccccatttgtttaaggtttaattttgtatatgaatcatcacgctccgtgacactaaaattaaatttcatttcgttttagtgtctaaaatgacatgtatttggtgaaagtctatcataatatcatttataaaatagGATTCGGCCATGGGCcaccatgcaccacctcctttcaAAAGAAACCTTCAGTACGTTCCGAGAAGTAGCGGTAACAAGAACTGTTTACGGACAGAAGAAGGACGGACCATTGACGCAgagtgatttgaatagcccaccatctgttgatggtgggctaaaaatgctgtatacctatatacatcTTTCACTCAATGAGGAAACCCTGAGCGTTCAAAATGCCAAATTCAATGTTCCCCACAAATTCCTTATACCTCTTGGATGTAGTGGGTAAAACCAGTGTATTTGCACATGTATTGGCTTTCGGGTACTTTTCGTCCCAAAAAGCAATTGTTGGTTGTGGACTGAATCCCAATGGTGGCACCTCTTTTGCTCCAGTACAAAACTGGAGAATCTGACTGAACTTTAGCGCCACAGTTTCTTCTGAAAtaagaaatatagcaaatttttACAAAACATGCATTAATTACCATTACGCAAACAGAATCAATCAAAGAAAGGGGGAAAATGGATGGTTCTAGTGTTTAGCTTTATATATGCCAAGTGTTTGTTACTGTTTATTTCCAAATTGAGTCCATAATTGGCAAATTTCTAACCAGGAAGCTCCCGAGTTTGAGACAGGAAGGTGATTTCATGCATTATATGCATAAGCACAATCCAAGTTAATTTTATGAACAATTTTCATAGAATTATAACTAGGTCACATTGTTCATAAGgtaataattatcatataaaatgAAGCATGAGCATGTTATGTTAAT
This genomic stretch from Pecten maximus chromosome 13, xPecMax1.1, whole genome shotgun sequence harbors:
- the LOC117341072 gene encoding uncharacterized protein LOC117341072, which gives rise to MRGRPKVVIEEDQLKMLHNMNYTAKQMAQHFGCSAKVVYKRLYACGLHQRDKYSNIIDDALDSVVAQTQTSFPNAGSVMMSGIIQAKGTLVQRQHLRKSIERVNPIPVAQRFARTVSRRHYQVKMSNSLWHVDGHMKLIRWGISTHGGIDGYSRLIVFLSADTNNKAKTVLRHFVKACQKCGVPSRVRSDFGGENLMIALFMNLFNGANRYSHITGRSVHNQRIERLWRDVFTQVIEKYYNQFYSMEDQGELDIDNTLHLLALKFAFVPDINDSLNTFKRGWNNHKISTANNLSPNQLWLNGVLDNVNDSSRAVQNLYGNSLADTFEDRIRGYGLDPAEFTTDAETEDTVLSTEQTQCLVSMLNVRPQPIPILRYRCCLSYFEENNIHYP